One part of the Bacillus sp. FJAT-27916 genome encodes these proteins:
- a CDS encoding GNAT family N-acetyltransferase, which produces MQIREIQEKDNERMEQIIKRSLESFDLNIPGTAYYDPQLGDLAQFYKEQPHARYWVLVNEQDEAVGGVGIAPFGLERDVCELQKLYIAPVAQGQGLSRMLMNIALNFAEEHYTYCYLETMKKLQVANLLYFKYGFRQLDKPLDGSEHNTMDAWYLKELRGISSLE; this is translated from the coding sequence ATGCAGATTCGTGAAATTCAAGAGAAAGACAATGAACGAATGGAACAGATCATTAAACGTTCCTTGGAATCATTTGATTTAAATATTCCTGGAACCGCCTATTATGATCCACAGCTTGGAGATCTAGCTCAATTCTATAAGGAACAACCTCATGCAAGGTATTGGGTACTAGTAAATGAACAGGATGAAGCAGTTGGAGGAGTCGGGATTGCACCATTTGGATTGGAGCGGGATGTATGTGAATTGCAAAAGCTGTATATAGCACCCGTTGCTCAAGGACAGGGCCTGTCGAGAATGCTGATGAATATAGCTCTCAACTTTGCTGAGGAACATTATACATATTGTTACTTAGAAACAATGAAGAAACTCCAGGTGGCAAATCTCCTTTATTTCAAATATGGGTTCCGACAGCTTGATAAACCGCTGGATGGCTCAGAGCATAATACGATGGACGCCTGGTATCTAAAAGAATTACGGGGGATAAGCAGCTTAGAATAA
- a CDS encoding HAD family hydrolase, with protein MELKTILFDFDGTIADTLPAAFDAFRYVFKKYDGKEMTDEDIVQYFGPIEDEMLRKHLEHKDKLNQAIEDFYEQYEKGHDREFEGLEKIQEMLEQFKEMDLNLGIVTGKSRRSLTFSLEALGIYDYFDVTIAGDDVKNPKPDKEGVEKCMKLLQNKPSEILFVGDSESDMAAGAAAGVKTAAAQWFSTVQTSDFKTEPDYTFTSISDFCQYIEGHQQAKKEKKIH; from the coding sequence ATGGAGTTAAAAACCATATTATTTGATTTTGATGGAACGATTGCAGATACCCTGCCGGCAGCATTTGATGCATTTCGATATGTATTCAAGAAATACGACGGAAAAGAAATGACGGATGAGGACATCGTACAGTATTTTGGTCCGATTGAGGATGAGATGCTGAGAAAGCATCTAGAACATAAGGATAAGCTGAACCAAGCCATTGAGGATTTTTATGAGCAATATGAAAAAGGGCATGACCGAGAATTTGAGGGTCTGGAGAAAATCCAGGAGATGCTTGAGCAATTCAAGGAGATGGATCTCAATCTTGGGATTGTAACAGGTAAGAGCAGAAGATCCCTAACCTTTTCGCTTGAAGCATTAGGGATATATGATTACTTCGACGTTACCATTGCGGGTGATGATGTAAAGAACCCGAAACCGGATAAGGAGGGGGTTGAGAAGTGTATGAAGCTTCTCCAAAACAAGCCTTCAGAGATCTTATTCGTCGGTGACAGCGAGTCGGATATGGCTGCCGGAGCAGCTGCAGGTGTGAAGACGGCGGCAGCCCAATGGTTCAGTACGGTTCAAACATCTGATTTTAAAACCGAACCGGATTATACGTTCACTTCTATCTCCGATTTTTGTCAGTATATCGAAGGTCATCAGCAGGCTAAAAAAGAAAAAAAGATTCATTGA
- the katA gene encoding catalase KatA, with amino-acid sequence MSKKLTTSWGAPVGDNQNSITAGRRGPTLIQDVHLLEKLAHFNRERVPERVVHAKGGGAHGYFEVTNDVTQYTKAAFLSEVGKKTPLFIRFSTVAGELGAADTLRDPRGFAVKLYTEEGNYDIVGNNTPVFFIRDAIKFPDFIHTQKRDPKTHLKNPNAVWDFWSLSPESLHQVTILMSDRGIPATWRHMHGFGSHTFKWTNAEGQGVWIKYHWKSEQGIKNLSSELAAELAGTNPDYHIEDLHNAIEAGDYPSWKLCVQIMPLEDANTYRFDPFDVTKVWSQKDYPLIEVGRMVLNKNPENYFAEVEQATFSPGNLVPGVDVSPDKLLQGRLFAYADAHRYRVGANHNHLPINRPAVEVNNHQRDGQMNPTSNGGGSVYYEPNSFGGPYESKQDQQAAYEVEGYAASTPYDNDDFYTQAGDLYRLLSNEERANLVNNIVGAMKGVTIPEIIERQIQHFYKADPEYGTLVAAGLGINIPEEV; translated from the coding sequence ATGAGCAAAAAATTAACAACTAGCTGGGGCGCTCCTGTTGGAGATAACCAAAACTCCATCACAGCAGGCAGACGCGGACCTACGCTAATCCAAGATGTGCATCTATTAGAAAAATTGGCACACTTTAACCGTGAAAGAGTACCTGAACGTGTTGTTCACGCAAAAGGCGGCGGCGCTCATGGTTACTTTGAAGTAACAAATGATGTGACACAATACACGAAAGCGGCTTTCCTATCTGAAGTCGGTAAGAAAACACCATTATTCATCCGTTTCTCTACAGTAGCCGGAGAACTAGGTGCAGCTGACACCTTGCGTGACCCGCGTGGATTTGCCGTTAAATTGTACACTGAAGAAGGAAACTACGATATCGTTGGTAACAACACGCCAGTATTCTTCATTCGTGACGCGATCAAATTCCCAGATTTCATACATACGCAAAAGCGTGATCCAAAAACCCACTTGAAAAACCCAAATGCCGTTTGGGATTTCTGGAGCCTGTCTCCTGAGTCCTTGCACCAAGTAACCATTCTTATGTCTGACCGTGGTATCCCGGCAACATGGCGCCATATGCATGGTTTCGGAAGCCATACATTCAAATGGACAAACGCTGAAGGTCAAGGCGTATGGATCAAGTATCACTGGAAATCCGAGCAAGGCATCAAGAACCTATCTTCTGAATTGGCAGCAGAGCTAGCTGGTACGAACCCTGACTACCATATCGAAGATCTTCATAATGCAATCGAAGCTGGAGACTATCCATCTTGGAAGCTATGTGTCCAAATCATGCCGCTTGAAGATGCAAACACATACCGCTTCGATCCATTCGATGTAACAAAAGTATGGTCTCAAAAAGACTATCCATTAATCGAAGTAGGCCGCATGGTTCTTAACAAAAACCCTGAAAACTACTTCGCTGAAGTAGAACAAGCAACATTCTCCCCTGGTAACCTAGTACCTGGCGTAGATGTATCACCAGATAAATTATTGCAAGGCCGTTTGTTCGCCTATGCGGATGCTCACCGCTACCGTGTTGGTGCGAACCATAACCACTTGCCAATCAACCGCCCTGCTGTTGAAGTGAACAACCACCAACGCGATGGTCAAATGAACCCAACATCCAATGGCGGGGGCTCTGTATACTATGAGCCAAACAGCTTTGGCGGACCATACGAGTCCAAGCAAGACCAGCAAGCCGCCTATGAAGTCGAAGGCTATGCTGCAAGCACACCATACGACAACGATGACTTCTACACTCAAGCAGGCGATCTATACCGCTTATTGAGCAACGAGGAACGTGCGAACCTTGTCAACAACATTGTTGGAGCCATGAAAGGCGTAACGATTCCTGAAATCATTGAACGTCAAATCCAGCACTTCTACAAAGCAGACCCAGAATACGGTACACTTGTAGCCGCTGGTCTTGGAATTAACATTCCAGAAGAAGTTTAA
- a CDS encoding penicillin-binding transpeptidase domain-containing protein: MGKKSILASFLFILLFISVGCSDDSVQPESRLNDYVKLWNKQDFEEMYTDYLSASTKESYKNEDFIDRYEKVYSDLGITDLKVETAFEGEQDREDKEQVTLPIKAKMNSIAGEIEFDKDVELKKETRDEEENWYINWDTTFILPDLQKDEKIGIKSTKAQRGEIFDRNGKGLAINGTAQQVGIVPEQFDDTKKAEVAKILDNTTEYIDKQLNQSWVEPSLFVPIQKIAKDDKERIEQLNAIDGVQFSETAVREYPYKESAAHLTGYVGTITAEELEKHKDKGYSASSVIGKRGLEELLEEQLRGKDGYTIYIDREEPAVIAETEPEDGQSVTLMVDADLQKTAYTNMKGVAGTFSAVQPETGDVLALVSSPSFDPNDFILGMSAENYKKLEENAKQPLLNRFAATFSPGSSIKPLIAMIGLNAGTLDPNKTIDISGLKWSKGEEWGNASITRVTDPKRPVDLEAALQYSDNIYFAQTALAIGEDKLISGLKDLGVGEEKFPLEYPIRASQISNDGKLTSSKLLADTGYGQGEVLMSLVHLASLYGGIVQDGTLMKPRLFETTEAAVWKESITSSDNAALLKKDMRKVVTDGTATAAKSDQFALAGKTGTAELKKSQDEKGQENGLFVAYDQNNPNAVMSILVENVQDEGGGKAVQKMVLQTFEKWEAEGRN, from the coding sequence TTGGGCAAAAAAAGTATTCTAGCAAGCTTTTTATTTATATTACTTTTCATATCAGTCGGGTGCAGTGATGACTCTGTTCAGCCAGAAAGCCGGCTGAATGACTATGTGAAATTGTGGAACAAGCAGGACTTTGAAGAAATGTATACAGATTATCTTTCGGCTTCCACAAAGGAATCCTACAAAAATGAAGACTTCATCGACCGTTATGAAAAGGTTTACAGTGATCTTGGCATAACCGATTTAAAGGTGGAGACCGCATTTGAAGGGGAGCAGGATCGTGAGGACAAGGAACAGGTCACACTTCCGATAAAGGCGAAAATGAACTCCATTGCAGGAGAAATTGAGTTTGATAAGGATGTTGAATTAAAGAAAGAGACACGTGATGAGGAAGAGAATTGGTATATCAATTGGGATACAACCTTCATCTTACCAGATTTACAAAAGGACGAGAAAATTGGCATCAAATCTACGAAAGCGCAAAGGGGAGAAATTTTTGACCGAAATGGAAAGGGTCTTGCCATAAACGGGACTGCCCAGCAGGTTGGAATCGTACCAGAGCAATTCGATGATACGAAGAAGGCAGAAGTTGCAAAAATTCTAGATAATACGACAGAATACATTGATAAGCAATTAAATCAAAGCTGGGTAGAACCATCTCTATTTGTGCCAATCCAAAAGATTGCCAAGGATGATAAGGAACGAATCGAACAGCTTAATGCAATTGACGGAGTTCAGTTCAGTGAAACGGCCGTTCGTGAATACCCTTATAAGGAAAGTGCTGCCCATTTGACCGGTTATGTTGGGACAATCACTGCCGAAGAGCTTGAGAAGCATAAGGATAAGGGATATTCAGCGAGCAGTGTCATTGGGAAGCGTGGACTCGAGGAATTATTGGAGGAGCAGCTCCGGGGCAAGGATGGCTATACCATCTATATTGACCGCGAAGAACCGGCCGTAATCGCAGAAACAGAGCCTGAGGATGGTCAAAGCGTCACATTAATGGTTGATGCTGACCTGCAGAAGACAGCCTATACGAATATGAAAGGTGTTGCCGGTACGTTCTCAGCTGTCCAGCCTGAAACAGGAGATGTACTTGCCTTAGTTAGCTCTCCATCCTTTGACCCAAATGATTTCATCTTAGGTATGAGTGCCGAGAATTATAAGAAACTAGAGGAAAATGCGAAGCAGCCTCTATTGAATCGTTTTGCAGCGACCTTCTCACCAGGGTCATCCATAAAGCCGCTCATTGCCATGATAGGCCTTAATGCTGGAACACTTGATCCGAATAAAACAATCGATATCTCCGGGTTGAAATGGTCCAAGGGAGAGGAGTGGGGAAATGCTTCCATTACGCGCGTGACCGATCCAAAGCGCCCTGTTGATTTAGAAGCGGCTCTTCAATACTCCGATAATATTTATTTCGCCCAGACAGCTCTAGCCATTGGGGAAGATAAATTAATAAGTGGTTTGAAGGATTTGGGAGTAGGAGAGGAAAAGTTCCCGCTTGAATACCCGATAAGGGCCTCTCAAATTTCCAATGATGGGAAACTGACGAGCAGTAAGCTGCTCGCAGATACCGGGTACGGCCAAGGAGAAGTACTCATGAGCCTTGTTCATCTTGCTTCCCTTTATGGCGGTATCGTTCAAGATGGTACACTTATGAAGCCGAGATTATTTGAGACAACAGAAGCAGCTGTTTGGAAGGAATCCATCACCTCAAGCGACAATGCCGCTTTGCTGAAGAAGGATATGCGCAAGGTCGTCACAGATGGAACCGCAACGGCAGCCAAGTCGGATCAGTTTGCTTTAGCAGGAAAGACCGGTACAGCAGAATTAAAGAAAAGTCAGGATGAAAAGGGACAGGAAAATGGCCTGTTTGTCGCCTATGACCAAAATAATCCTAACGCCGTCATGTCCATCCTAGTGGAGAATGTCCAAGATGAAGGTGGAGGCAAGGCTGTTCAGAAAATGGTCCTGCAAACATTCGAGAAATGGGAAGCAGAAGGACGGAATTGA
- a CDS encoding hotdog fold thioesterase — MNNEEHEIHRKYHRHIFEKMEQEPFAQFLGIQLIEMGEGTAKAKLDVKNESMLNSHGTIHGAIIFALADYVFAAACNSYGKTAVGLSTTINFISAAKKDYRLEAEAMEEKRNNRIGWYKINVTCRGDLIATMEAIAYRKKEYFIEDRCQDE, encoded by the coding sequence ATGAATAACGAAGAGCATGAGATACATAGAAAATATCATCGGCATATATTCGAAAAAATGGAGCAAGAGCCATTTGCTCAATTTCTTGGAATACAACTAATAGAAATGGGCGAGGGTACGGCAAAAGCTAAATTAGACGTCAAAAACGAATCTATGCTTAATTCCCACGGAACAATACATGGAGCCATTATCTTTGCTTTGGCTGACTATGTATTTGCTGCTGCTTGCAATTCCTATGGAAAAACAGCCGTAGGATTGTCTACAACGATTAATTTTATTTCTGCAGCTAAAAAGGACTACCGTCTTGAGGCGGAAGCGATGGAAGAAAAGAGGAACAATCGTATTGGATGGTACAAAATCAATGTAACATGCAGAGGTGATTTGATCGCCACAATGGAGGCAATCGCCTATAGGAAAAAGGAATATTTCATTGAAGATCGATGTCAGGATGAATGA
- a CDS encoding DUF485 domain-containing protein → MSTIRGSVHTLFFLAFYFTLPLLAAYTKILHREMIPSIPWVWIFALAQFMLVWICGWIYIKKSKTYDSMAELIIKKYKEKYDL, encoded by the coding sequence GTGTCCACTATTCGGGGTTCAGTTCACACCCTTTTCTTCCTTGCTTTTTACTTTACATTACCTTTATTAGCAGCCTATACAAAAATCTTGCATAGGGAAATGATCCCTTCCATTCCTTGGGTTTGGATATTTGCGCTGGCTCAATTTATGCTCGTTTGGATTTGCGGGTGGATTTATATAAAAAAATCAAAAACATATGATTCGATGGCAGAGTTAATCATAAAAAAGTATAAGGAGAAGTACGATTTATGA
- the thiW gene encoding energy coupling factor transporter S component ThiW, whose product MSTITKLTMTALLTAITTITSSLIYIPIGFAKIFPIQHLVNLLSAVLLGPAYAVMQAFLSSTIRNVTGTGSVFAYPGSMIGAFLAAILYSKTKKIGLAATGEVIGTGLLGAMATYPIAVLFFGKEATLFGLIPAFTISSVTGAVMGYGLLKILIRNRVLLPNEQKIR is encoded by the coding sequence ATGTCCACGATTACCAAATTGACCATGACCGCTTTACTAACGGCGATCACAACTATAACAAGCAGCCTGATTTACATCCCTATCGGCTTTGCCAAGATCTTTCCCATACAGCATCTCGTTAATTTACTTTCAGCTGTTCTTCTCGGCCCTGCCTATGCGGTTATGCAGGCATTCCTTTCTTCCACAATCAGAAATGTCACAGGAACAGGCAGTGTGTTTGCCTATCCAGGCAGCATGATTGGTGCCTTCTTAGCCGCTATTCTTTACAGCAAAACAAAGAAAATCGGGCTCGCAGCCACAGGAGAAGTCATTGGCACAGGACTTCTAGGAGCCATGGCGACCTACCCCATTGCCGTTCTTTTCTTTGGAAAAGAAGCGACATTATTTGGACTCATCCCTGCCTTCACCATCAGTTCCGTCACTGGAGCAGTCATGGGATATGGATTATTGAAGATATTGATCAGGAACCGAGTTTTACTGCCAAATGAACAAAAGATAAGATAA
- a CDS encoding alpha/beta hydrolase, whose amino-acid sequence MKKPFMKKLMISLGVLLMIVVLGMTGFYIWSQQTYDASEELTSYVNVNDIKTENNWLVFEPKAQPKGGIILYPGAKVEPEAYSYYAQGLADNDYLVIVPKVTLNFALLDINQADVIMDEFSDITNWYIGGHSLGGVAAATYAYDNLKDIQGLILLASYPSNSSDFSETDLPTLSLYAEFDGLTTTEKINDTKHLLSSEATLYEVKGGNHAQFGMYGSQKGDGTATISNKEQQDEIMKETLTWLKISEG is encoded by the coding sequence ATGAAAAAACCTTTTATGAAAAAATTAATGATTAGTTTAGGTGTCCTATTGATGATTGTTGTACTCGGTATGACAGGCTTTTATATTTGGTCACAACAAACATACGATGCATCTGAAGAGCTTACTTCCTATGTAAATGTAAATGACATTAAGACTGAAAATAACTGGCTAGTATTTGAGCCAAAAGCTCAACCAAAAGGCGGTATTATTCTATACCCTGGAGCAAAGGTAGAACCTGAAGCATATAGCTACTATGCTCAAGGTCTGGCAGACAATGATTACTTAGTCATCGTCCCTAAGGTTACCTTGAACTTTGCTCTTTTAGATATAAACCAAGCAGATGTCATAATGGATGAGTTCAGTGACATTACAAACTGGTATATAGGCGGGCATTCACTTGGCGGAGTAGCTGCTGCAACTTATGCATACGACAATCTTAAAGATATCCAAGGCTTAATCCTATTGGCTTCCTATCCGAGCAATTCCAGTGATTTTTCCGAAACAGACCTGCCTACCCTATCCCTCTATGCGGAGTTTGATGGATTAACAACAACTGAAAAAATCAATGATACGAAACATTTACTTTCCTCTGAAGCAACCCTCTATGAAGTCAAAGGAGGAAACCATGCCCAATTTGGAATGTATGGATCACAAAAAGGTGATGGTACAGCGACCATATCCAATAAAGAACAGCAGGATGAAATAATGAAAGAAACCTTAACGTGGTTAAAAATTTCCGAAGGATAA
- a CDS encoding IS3 family transposase, producing the protein YRTMAKATEVHRQVPNHLNRQFDQQEPGKVFLTDITYLQIRGGKTAYLSCVKDVATRGIVAYELSTSLRMEIVYRTLTKLESCYGNQLHPEAMIHSDQGFHYTHPEYQSRVKEMGLLQSMSRRGNCLDNAPMESFFGHMKDEVPYKEANSLAELKYMIDDYMDYYNNTRKQWTLKKMTPAAYRSHLIAA; encoded by the coding sequence TACCGTACGATGGCCAAGGCAACAGAGGTTCACCGTCAGGTACCCAACCATTTGAACCGCCAGTTTGACCAACAGGAACCAGGGAAAGTCTTCTTGACCGACATCACCTACCTGCAAATCCGCGGTGGGAAGACTGCTTATTTGTCTTGCGTGAAAGATGTGGCGACACGAGGTATCGTCGCCTATGAACTCTCGACAAGCCTACGGATGGAGATAGTCTACCGAACATTAACCAAGTTAGAAAGTTGTTATGGGAATCAATTACATCCAGAAGCAATGATTCATTCGGATCAAGGGTTTCATTACACGCATCCTGAATATCAATCTCGCGTGAAAGAGATGGGGCTCTTACAGTCCATGTCACGAAGGGGAAACTGCCTGGACAACGCCCCAATGGAATCCTTCTTTGGACATATGAAGGACGAAGTTCCTTATAAGGAGGCAAACAGTTTGGCAGAACTAAAATATATGATTGATGATTATATGGATTACTATAACAATACGAGAAAGCAATGGACATTAAAAAAGATGACTCCGGCAGCTTACCGAAGTCATCTCATCGCCGCATAA
- a CDS encoding solute symporter family protein codes for MSVLSLSLFLSIIVLTLMITYFASKKTKSASDFYTDGGGLTASQNGLAIAGDFMSAASFLGITGAISLIGFDGFYMSIGNLLGFLFMLYLIAEPMRNLGKYTLADMLASRFPSNKVRGTTAANTLVISIFYMIAQLVGGGGLVSLMLGIDYWLAVVIVGILMTVYVIFGGMTATSWVQIIKAILLLGGSFILTFLVFAKFDFSIIKLFQEIRTASPLGPELANPGNKYSNGLDMISLNMALVLGVAGLPHLLIRFFTVKDAVTARKSVVYSTWLIGAFFLMVVFLGFGATVYVGWDQIIAANPAGNMAAPLLALSVGGDFLFAFISAIAFATILAVVSALVLTSASAFAHDIYGQIIKKGQVSKKQQMRVARISSILVAVISIFLALLAQNLNVAFLSVLALGIGASANLPVMLCTIYWKRFNATGAITGMLVGLISSVVLVLLSPNVWNPEPGAAILTGKALFPLTNPTIITVPLGFLGAYLGTILSAKTKESDDKYSEILFRSNTGYGVSAPEKH; via the coding sequence ATGAGTGTTCTATCTTTGTCTCTGTTCCTGAGTATTATTGTATTAACATTGATGATTACTTACTTTGCCTCTAAAAAAACGAAAAGTGCCAGTGATTTTTATACGGATGGGGGAGGGCTGACAGCTTCACAGAACGGCTTGGCTATTGCTGGTGACTTTATGTCTGCCGCCTCTTTTTTGGGGATAACAGGGGCAATTTCCTTAATAGGATTTGACGGTTTTTATATGAGTATTGGTAACCTGCTTGGTTTTCTTTTCATGCTTTATCTTATTGCTGAACCAATGCGTAACCTAGGCAAATATACGTTAGCTGATATGCTTGCATCACGGTTTCCTTCAAATAAGGTACGGGGAACAACAGCAGCTAATACATTAGTCATCTCAATATTTTATATGATTGCTCAACTGGTTGGTGGAGGCGGTTTAGTTAGTTTAATGCTAGGAATTGATTATTGGCTAGCGGTTGTGATAGTCGGTATTTTAATGACCGTATATGTAATTTTTGGAGGGATGACCGCAACGAGTTGGGTGCAAATCATTAAGGCGATTCTGTTGCTTGGTGGATCGTTCATCTTAACATTCCTCGTATTTGCAAAATTTGATTTCAGTATTATAAAGCTATTCCAGGAAATTAGGACTGCTAGTCCGCTTGGTCCGGAATTAGCAAACCCAGGGAATAAATACAGTAATGGCTTGGATATGATCTCGCTAAATATGGCACTTGTATTGGGAGTGGCTGGTTTACCGCATTTGCTCATTCGCTTCTTTACGGTCAAAGATGCTGTGACAGCAAGAAAGTCAGTTGTCTATTCGACCTGGCTAATTGGTGCGTTCTTCTTGATGGTAGTCTTCCTTGGGTTTGGAGCGACCGTTTATGTCGGATGGGACCAAATCATTGCAGCCAATCCTGCAGGAAATATGGCAGCACCTTTGCTTGCATTATCAGTTGGCGGTGATTTCTTGTTTGCTTTTATTTCAGCAATCGCTTTTGCAACCATTCTAGCAGTCGTTTCTGCTCTTGTCCTGACTTCAGCATCTGCTTTTGCCCATGATATTTATGGGCAAATCATAAAAAAAGGACAGGTATCGAAAAAACAGCAAATGAGGGTTGCACGGATATCTTCAATATTAGTTGCCGTTATCTCCATTTTCCTTGCGTTGCTGGCTCAAAACTTAAATGTTGCTTTCTTATCGGTATTAGCACTTGGAATAGGAGCTAGTGCTAATTTGCCGGTCATGTTATGTACGATTTATTGGAAGCGCTTTAATGCCACTGGTGCCATAACAGGGATGTTAGTCGGTTTGATTAGTTCTGTTGTGCTTGTTTTATTAAGCCCTAATGTTTGGAATCCAGAACCAGGCGCGGCTATCTTGACGGGTAAAGCTTTGTTTCCTCTGACCAATCCAACCATTATCACTGTGCCATTAGGATTCCTGGGTGCTTATTTAGGAACCATCCTCTCGGCTAAGACAAAAGAATCTGATGATAAATATAGCGAGATTCTTTTTAGATCGAATACTGGTTATGGCGTCAGTGCACCAGAAAAACATTGA
- a CDS encoding 5'-methylthioadenosine/adenosylhomocysteine nucleosidase, with the protein MKKTLAVILSSFVLMAGCSGNNEGNQAEEVKPIGIIGAMDSEVTSLQSELANAEVKEIAGLEFHTGELNDRDVVIVKSGVGKVNAALCAQILIDEFNVDTLINTGVAGGLYSELEVGDIVVSNQAVQHDMDITAFGHEKGYISDMSEDGKATYFQTDKELAEKTQAIANEVMKDNKAYIGTIASGDIFVSDQALKEELIESFDAYAAEMEGAAIAHVASVNQIPVTIIRAISDLANGEADVTYEEFETKAAENSAEIVRNLVKGL; encoded by the coding sequence ATGAAAAAAACATTGGCGGTCATCTTGTCTTCCTTTGTATTAATGGCAGGCTGCAGCGGGAACAATGAAGGAAATCAAGCAGAGGAAGTAAAGCCAATCGGCATTATCGGAGCCATGGATTCTGAGGTCACTAGCCTCCAATCGGAATTGGCAAATGCTGAAGTGAAGGAAATAGCGGGTCTCGAATTCCATACTGGAGAATTAAACGACCGAGATGTTGTTATCGTCAAATCAGGAGTTGGGAAAGTTAACGCTGCCCTTTGTGCCCAAATCTTGATTGATGAGTTTAATGTTGATACATTAATCAATACAGGTGTGGCAGGCGGATTATACAGCGAATTAGAGGTAGGAGATATCGTCGTATCCAATCAAGCGGTACAGCATGATATGGATATCACCGCTTTCGGCCATGAGAAAGGATATATTTCTGATATGTCTGAGGATGGAAAGGCAACCTATTTCCAAACAGATAAAGAGCTTGCAGAAAAAACTCAAGCTATCGCTAATGAGGTTATGAAGGATAACAAAGCCTATATCGGCACAATCGCTTCAGGTGACATATTTGTAAGCGACCAAGCCTTGAAGGAAGAATTGATTGAGTCTTTTGATGCGTATGCAGCTGAAATGGAAGGAGCGGCCATTGCTCATGTAGCAAGTGTTAATCAGATTCCTGTAACTATTATCCGCGCCATTTCTGACCTTGCCAACGGCGAAGCAGATGTCACATACGAGGAATTCGAAACGAAAGCGGCTGAGAATTCCGCCGAGATTGTTCGTAATCTTGTAAAAGGACTATAA
- the tenA gene encoding thiaminase II, with the protein MTTFTERLYQNVQPIWERNHRHPFVQGLGKGTLEKEKFVHYLKQDYVYLIDYAKLFAIGAIKAHNLKTMNTFAAILHDTLHVEMELHRQYAESFGISRQELESTKATPTNVAYTSYMLNIAQNGSLADVVACLLPCAWDYWEIGKLLRKQYGDGLASNPYANWIETYDSIEFAEGTKSLIQLMDELAEGKPERELAKLEEYFQVTSKYEYLFWEMNDKQLDWPI; encoded by the coding sequence ATGACGACATTCACGGAAAGACTGTATCAAAATGTACAACCGATTTGGGAACGAAATCATCGTCATCCATTCGTGCAAGGATTAGGGAAAGGAACTTTAGAGAAGGAGAAGTTCGTTCATTATTTAAAACAGGATTATGTGTATTTAATCGATTATGCAAAATTATTTGCCATCGGTGCCATCAAAGCGCACAACCTGAAAACGATGAATACGTTCGCTGCTATCTTACATGACACTTTGCATGTCGAAATGGAATTGCATCGGCAATATGCCGAAAGCTTCGGAATCAGCCGGCAAGAGCTGGAGTCAACCAAAGCAACCCCCACTAATGTAGCGTATACAAGCTATATGCTGAATATCGCTCAAAATGGCAGCTTAGCTGATGTAGTCGCCTGCTTATTACCATGTGCCTGGGATTATTGGGAAATCGGAAAATTACTTAGAAAACAATATGGAGACGGGCTCGCCTCCAACCCTTATGCCAATTGGATTGAAACCTATGACTCTATAGAGTTTGCTGAAGGTACGAAATCGCTCATTCAACTGATGGATGAACTGGCAGAAGGAAAACCGGAGCGTGAACTAGCCAAGCTTGAGGAATATTTTCAGGTAACATCCAAATATGAATATTTGTTTTGGGAAATGAATGACAAACAGCTGGATTGGCCCATTTAA